GAACCCGATTGAGCCGACGATGATGAAGAACACCGACAAAATCAGACCCGTCCCCGGATGGAGCGCTGTTCCCAGCAGCGTGGCAACGATCGGTCCGATGACAAAGACAACCTCGTCAACTGCAGCTTCAAATGCGTACGCGGTGGTGAGCTGTTTCGGCGTGCGCACCACTTTTGCCCAGCGGGCACGCACCAGTGCACCGGGGGAACCCCACGTTGCGCCGGACAGCCCGGCGAAGATGAACAACACCCACGAAGGGGCGTGCAGGACGGCGGCACCAAACAGTCCGATGGTCGCAAGTGCCGACACCACCAGGGACGGCACCATAATGACAGCCTGGCCGCGTTGATCGACCAGGCGGGCAAGTATCGGGGCGCAGATCGACAAGGAGACGACGGAGATTGCACTGACCGCGCCCGCAAGCGTGTAGTTGCCGTACATGCCTTTGACCAGCAGAATCGTTGAGATTCCCATCAATGACATGGGTGCGCGCAGCACCATACCAGCCAGTGAGAATTTCCATGCCCCTCGGATGCGCAGCAAATCAGCGTAATTCGAGAGCACGATTCACTATCCTAACCGTCTGCAGGCGGGTCAGCACCACCATTTTTGGCCAGATTCGTCACCCAGACGGGTATAGAATCACTGCTCTGCCGGCAAGTTTGCAGGCCGGGCCCGCCTCACCTTCATTCCAATCTTCCGGCAGCGTGCAGCAGCGCCGCATCAAGCCTTACGTGAGTGCTTCGCTCACCACGTCACGCGCAGCGTCCTGAACCTTCGCAAGGTGGTCATCGCCCTTGAACGATTCGGCGTAAATCTTGTACACATCCTCGGTTCCTGACGGGCGGGCAGCAAACCACGCGTAGTCAGTGGTCACCTTCAGGCCGCCGATTGCCGCATCGTTGCCCGGTGCGCGCACCAGTTTCGCGGTAATCGGGTCGCCCGCCAGCTCCGTTGCGCTCACATCGTCAGCAGCCAGGTTCTTCAGCTTGTCTTTCTGCTCCCGGTTCGCGGGCGCATCGACACGCGCGTACGACGAGGCGCCGAAGCGTTCCACCTGCTCAACGTGAATGTGCGAGGGCGACTTGCCTGTCACCGCCATGATTTCCGAGGCGAGCAACGCCAGGATGATGCCGTCCTTGTCGGTGGTCCACACGGTGCCGTCTTTACGCAGGAACGAAGCTCCGGCCGATTCCTCACCGCCGAAGCCCACTGACCCGTCCAACAGTCCGGGCACGAAGTACTTGAAGCCCACGGGTACCTCGATCAGCGTGCGATCCAGTGATTGGACAACACGGTCAATAAGGGAGGAGGACACCAGGGTCTTACCGATCGCTGTGGACTCTGACCATCCGGGGCGGTGCGTCAGCAGGTATTCGATGGCGACCGCCAGGTAGTGGTTCGGGTTCATCAGGCCGTCAGCGGTCACAATGCCGTGACGGTCTGAATCTGCATCATTGCCGGTGGCGATGTCGTAGGGGGTGTGCCCGTTGGCATCGGGCGTCATCTGATCACGCAGGGAAGCCATCGCGTAGGGAGATGAACAGTCCATGCGGATCTTGCCGTCCCAGTCCAGCGTCATGAACGACCAGGCCGGGTCGACTTTCGGGTTGACCACCGTCAGGTCCAGATCGTACTGTTCAGCGATTGCCGCCCAGTAGTCCACCGAGGCGCCACCCAGCGGGTCTGCTCCGATGCGGATCTTCGCTTCGCGGATTGCATCCATGTCGATGATCGTGTCGAGCTGGCGCACGTAGTTCGCCAGGAAGTCGAATGTGCCCACACATTCGTGGCTGTACAGGTCAGTGTCGAGGACGCGCGGGATGGAGCGCCATCCTTTTTCAAGGAGCTCGTTGGCTCGCTGCGCGATCCACGAGGTGGCATCCGTGTCAGCCGGGCCACCGTGAGGCGGGTTGTACTTGAAGCCACCGTCGCGCGGCGGATTGTGGGATGGGGTGATGACGATGCCGTCAGCCAGTCCGTCACCACTGGTGCGTAGATTTTCGGGCGCACCGTTCGCATTGAGCACGGCCAGGGACAACGCGGGGGTCGGCGTGTAGGAATGACGCTCGTCAACCTTGATCTGCACGCCTGCAGCGGCAAGCACCTCAACGGCGGTTTTCCATGCAGGCTCGGACAGCGCGTGAGTATCGCGCGCAATGAACAGCGGGCCGTTATATCCCTGGCTTTCGCGATACTCCACGATGGCCGCGGTGATCGCGACGATGTGCGCCTCATTGAATGCGCCATCGAGTGAGGATCCACGGTGCCCGGAAGTTCCGAACACGACGCGTTGGTCCGGATTGCTGACATCCGGCTCAATGTCGTAATACGCGGAAAGAAGTTCTTGAACGTCGATCAGGTCTTCTGGTAGGGCAACTGTGCCAGCTCTTTCATGCATGACTCCAGTGTGTCACTGATCGGTGCCACCTGTCGCCCTATTCCAGCTTTCGGCACGTGCCTACTTGGTTGCCGGATCATCTCCATCAGTGGGATTAATAGGCGTTTCCAGGGAGGATTCATCTGAATCAAGGTTCTCATCAGCAGCAACTGCTCCGCCTGCAGCATCGGTTGCATCAGCGGCGGTGGAGCCTGCCTCGTCAGTGTGTGCCGGCGGAACGACCGGCTTGGCTGCGGCAGCCTGCTCAGCCTGCTGGCGACGCGAATGGCGTGCCCACAGCAACGCGGCGATGGCGAGGACAACCAGCAGGAGGCCAATCAGAACGTACGGCAGTACAGTTGCGCCGGTGTTGGCCAAAGGTGACGACGCGTTGAACGTATTGATGACAGTAGGCATCTGAACTCCACTGAGACGGTAGGCTGAGTACTGATAACAACCACTCTACGACGAAAAGGCAATGACGCGATAGAGGCTCATCAGTGCCATTGGAGGTTAACGAAGACAATGGGTTGGATTGGTTCAGTTGAACACAATAACTGGCTATCGGCACAAATGCGCGCCCTCCTGGAAGAGGCGAAATGCACGATGGCATCCACCGGGTTTGCTCACCTGACCACGGAGGGGGACGCTGACACGACCCGACCAGTGGAGCTCGCGGTCACCTCGCGCATGACCTACGTGTACTCGTTGGGTGTCCTGATGGGAATCCCCGGTTGCCGTCGCTTCGCAGACCACGGGATCCACTGCCTGTCGACACATTTTGTGGATGAGGCTCAGGGCGGCTGGTTCACCGGCCTCACACACGACCTGGATGCTGAGGGCAACGCGGTCCCGTGGGAAGGCCCCTACGCCGACATGAAGTCGCAGTTCCACCACGCGTTCCTGATTCTGGCGGCTTCCGCGGCCACAGTCGCCAACAGGCCCGGCGCGCTTGAACTTCTCAACGCTGCGCTGCACGATCAGGAGCGGTTCTGGCTGGACAAGAACGGGTTGGTGCACGATTCGCTGACCGCTGACCATAAGCCGACCGACCGTCTGCATGCGATGGATTGCCTGCTGCACACCGCCGAGGCTTACCTTTCAGCGGCTGAGGCCACAACCGATCCACTGTGGATTGAACGCGCCGAAGTGATCGCGCAGTTCGTCAACGAGCAGGCGTCGTCTCACAACTGGCGCCTGCCCGAATACTACGACGCGCAATGGAAACCGCTGGATCATGTCCCCTCCGGTTTTGACGACGGTCGGCGCGTGTACACCGGCTACGTCATCGGCCACTCGATGCAGTGGGCGCGCCTGGCTGTCCATATTCGCGCCGCACTGCGCTCGATGGGTCGCCAGCAGCCGGATTACCTGTTCGAAATGGCACAGGAGCTTTTCCACCGCGCCCGCGTTGATGGATGGCGGCGCAACGGAAAGCCCGGTTTCGCACTGACCGTGTCCGCAGATGGCGAGCCTGTGGATACGCACCACCTGCAGTGGGTCGTGTGCGAAGGTGTGTGCGCTGCGCTGGCGATTCGCCGCGCAATGCTCGATGACGGTGTCAACCCTGCTGAGGTGGAGAGCTACGAGCACTGTCACCGTTCCTGGCTCGACTTCATCAACGACTACCTGATCTTGTCTCCTGGCAGGTGGATTCGCGCGCTGGATGAGAACAACGAACCGGCTTCCGAGCCGATCGCCTCACGCCTGGATGTGTACCACGCAATCCAGACATTGTTGATGTCACGCGTGCCGCTGTGGCCGCCGTTTGCCTCGGCAATTTCGCGCGGTCTTCTGGATCATCCGGAGGAAGCACCTACGGATCGGCGTTCGTGGAACATTTTCAAGCATCGCTGGTAGGCCAGTTCGACTATCGCGCGCGGCGCGTGATGCGGGTGGGTCACCCTCGTTCGTCATCATCATTGACGAGGGGACCAGCGCGTTAGTGGTGCCGTGGTGTTGACATCGTTACGTGTTTCACTGCTGTTTCAGATTTTCATCTGCGCGCCCGAACAGGTACACTAGGCGGGCTGGGAGGGCTGACCGAGCGGCCGAAGGTGACGGTCTTGAAAACCGTTGTGTCAGCAATGGCACCAGGGGTTCGAATCCCTTGCCCTCCGCGGGATTTCCCGAAAATGGCGCTTCACCTCGGTGATCACTGTTTTCGGGATTTTTTCCAGCTACGTGCCGCCGCGCCGGGAAGTTTGCCCGGATCGTGAGTCTGCGTATTTGTGGCACGGGCGCAAGCCCGGTAGACTCAAGCGGTACTTGGAGACGTCGCATAGTCCGGTCGAGTGCGCCTCCCTGCTAAGGAGGTAGGGGTTCACGCCCCTCGCGGGTTCAAATCCCGCCGTCTCCGCAAATGCCCCGCTGTTTCGTTGGAACGGCGGGGTTTTTCGTTGGCATGACAGGGTTTCGCTGTAGCTCGTGCCTACGCGTGTGACTGCAAATTACGCCCGGTTTCGGGCCACCTTGAAGGCTTTTTTAGACACACAGTAGTCACAGGCTGAAGCTTGCAGTCGAGGTTGGAGCCGCTGGTCGAGACAGCCGGAGGGCTCCCGATCAGCCACTCAAGGTAGCCTGATGGTTTGCGATCAACCGGTCAAGGTAGAGATCAACCGGTCAAAGTAGCCGGAGGGCTGGCGATCAACCGGTCGAGGTAAGAGAGACCTCGCTAAGAGTCTCATCATGTGAGAACCGCATGATGGTGCCAAAAAGTCGGGGTCTTCCTTCTACACGAGACGTGCATTCAGCGCTCTTACCTTGACCCGTTGACTCAAAAGCCCCTCATCGACCTTGACCCGTTGACGGCACACTCGATCGGAGAGCGATGGTTCGACCACCTGCCGCGCTTCTCCCCACTTGTTTTCACGAGCTGAAACTAGATCCGCAAGAGATTGTTACTCGCACATTGGGACAGACTCCCACGGACTTTTGCCTCAGAGGCAATCAATCATCCGGTGGTGAACCTCGATGGAGTCAAGCGGACGTAAATTGCTCGACCTCCTCAACTGAAACTCACGAGAGTTAATCGACTTTGACCTGCCTCCTTGCGTTGGGCAGGTCGCATGCGGCATCGAACATCCAACAGCTCCCGTATCACGCGACATACGGGAAACAACTCTTCGAGATGACAAACCAATAAGGTAGCAACCTTCGGCAAACACTGATACCGCGCACGGAGCGAGAACTCTCCCCAAGATTCAGCGACGTTGGCACGCTCATCACCGCGATGGCTTTTGTATGTATGACGAAATGCGATCTTTGAAGGCCACGTTCCACGCTCTGGGTTCGCTGCAAGTTCTGTTGTAACGACAGGCATTCGGTCGCGCCACAAATATCTGAGTCTAAGTTAACCAGCCAATTTTTTGCGTTCTCTCACCAGGCGGTTTTCGATGATCCGGTCGAGGTCTTCTTGAATGGTGACCGGTTTGAATCCGCCTGTGTTTTCTTCCGAAACATCGGTGTTGCCCTCGCTGGGCGCGGTTGAATCAGACATGGTCTGTTCCTTTCTTCCCGTTTATGGCTCGTCAGCCTTGTTGGTCCAGCCAATGGTCTCCGGGCTGTTTACGGAGCGCCACAAGGGTGGGCATAACAAAACCCCGCACCAACACCGATGCGGGGCAAAAATTAAAACAAGAGGCGCTTAGGGCTTACCTTCAGATTTCAAACGACGATACTCCCTGGTCAAATCTGAAGTATCGAAAGGCAGACCACGATCTAGGCATTCAGAAACCCTATTCCCTACCCAGTCCTTCTCAGGGCCCGGCCGAGGAATACAAATACCCATTTCTTCCTCTTCAGCTTTGATTTCAGCATCCGTCATTTGACGCGGGTTATTCCATTGGAATGTGCAAGGATCCTGCAAAGGAGACGCGTATTTTCTTATCATTACTGCTCACCTCCAAGATACTTTACAAGAACAACCTTCTTGTCGCCCTCATCCACAATCCTATTCAATTTCGGTTTACCACCGCGTATGATCAGGATCTCTTCCTCGCTGAGAATAACGGAGAACTTGCTGATAGCGGCGGCGTTGGTTCCTTTCGGGAGAAGTAGCCGAATCAGGAACCGTGGCTTACTCCCGACTTGCACGCCGCCGGGCTTCAACGAAGCCGCGATATACCCTTTGTGATCGTGAATCTCGCCAATCTTTTGATAAAG
The sequence above is a segment of the Schaalia radingae genome. Coding sequences within it:
- a CDS encoding AGE family epimerase/isomerase; its protein translation is MGWIGSVEHNNWLSAQMRALLEEAKCTMASTGFAHLTTEGDADTTRPVELAVTSRMTYVYSLGVLMGIPGCRRFADHGIHCLSTHFVDEAQGGWFTGLTHDLDAEGNAVPWEGPYADMKSQFHHAFLILAASAATVANRPGALELLNAALHDQERFWLDKNGLVHDSLTADHKPTDRLHAMDCLLHTAEAYLSAAEATTDPLWIERAEVIAQFVNEQASSHNWRLPEYYDAQWKPLDHVPSGFDDGRRVYTGYVIGHSMQWARLAVHIRAALRSMGRQQPDYLFEMAQELFHRARVDGWRRNGKPGFALTVSADGEPVDTHHLQWVVCEGVCAALAIRRAMLDDGVNPAEVESYEHCHRSWLDFINDYLILSPGRWIRALDENNEPASEPIASRLDVYHAIQTLLMSRVPLWPPFASAISRGLLDHPEEAPTDRRSWNIFKHRW
- a CDS encoding ADP-ribosyltransferase; its protein translation is MAPFATFGAHDMEELYQKIGEIHDHKGYIAASLKPGGVQVGSKPRFLIRLLLPKGTNAAAISKFSVILSEEEILIIRGGKPKLNRIVDEGDKKVVLVKYLGGEQ
- the pgm gene encoding phosphoglucomutase (alpha-D-glucose-1,6-bisphosphate-dependent); translated protein: MHERAGTVALPEDLIDVQELLSAYYDIEPDVSNPDQRVVFGTSGHRGSSLDGAFNEAHIVAITAAIVEYRESQGYNGPLFIARDTHALSEPAWKTAVEVLAAAGVQIKVDERHSYTPTPALSLAVLNANGAPENLRTSGDGLADGIVITPSHNPPRDGGFKYNPPHGGPADTDATSWIAQRANELLEKGWRSIPRVLDTDLYSHECVGTFDFLANYVRQLDTIIDMDAIREAKIRIGADPLGGASVDYWAAIAEQYDLDLTVVNPKVDPAWSFMTLDWDGKIRMDCSSPYAMASLRDQMTPDANGHTPYDIATGNDADSDRHGIVTADGLMNPNHYLAVAIEYLLTHRPGWSESTAIGKTLVSSSLIDRVVQSLDRTLIEVPVGFKYFVPGLLDGSVGFGGEESAGASFLRKDGTVWTTDKDGIILALLASEIMAVTGKSPSHIHVEQVERFGASSYARVDAPANREQKDKLKNLAADDVSATELAGDPITAKLVRAPGNDAAIGGLKVTTDYAWFAARPSGTEDVYKIYAESFKGDDHLAKVQDAARDVVSEALT